A stretch of the Kushneria konosiri genome encodes the following:
- a CDS encoding arylesterase: protein MRYLNWMKVSRRIAPKGRRLLMMLAVMLAVATQPVQAETLLVIGDSLSAARGIDRDEGWVNLLRQRLDAEAPGQHRVVNASISGDTTAAGLERLPEALETYHPDIVLLELGGNDGLQGLPPQRMQDNLAQMIDKSQASGARVALLGILIPPNYGQAYTKAFADVFPTLASRYDVPLVPFILDGVALNEDLMQNDRIHPNAKGQPIMLDNIWPTVASMLETASPGNSAHASHH, encoded by the coding sequence TTGCGCTACCTGAATTGGATGAAGGTTTCACGTCGCATCGCGCCGAAAGGCCGGCGACTCTTGATGATGCTGGCAGTGATGCTGGCAGTGGCAACACAGCCGGTTCAGGCCGAAACCCTGCTGGTGATCGGCGACAGCCTCAGCGCTGCGCGCGGCATCGATCGCGATGAGGGCTGGGTCAACCTGCTGCGCCAGCGACTCGACGCCGAAGCGCCCGGCCAACACAGGGTGGTCAACGCCAGCATCAGCGGTGATACGACCGCCGCCGGTCTTGAGCGCCTGCCCGAAGCGCTTGAGACCTACCACCCCGACATCGTATTGCTGGAGCTGGGGGGCAACGATGGTCTACAGGGGCTGCCGCCACAACGCATGCAGGATAACCTGGCGCAAATGATCGATAAGAGCCAGGCCAGCGGCGCACGCGTAGCCCTGTTGGGCATTTTGATTCCGCCCAACTATGGCCAGGCCTACACAAAGGCTTTCGCCGACGTTTTTCCGACGCTGGCCAGCCGCTACGATGTGCCACTGGTGCCCTTTATCCTTGATGGTGTGGCGCTGAACGAGGATCTGATGCAAAACGACCGCATCCACCCCAATGCAAAGGGGCAGCCCATCATGCTCGACAATATCTGGCCGACCGTGGCCTCGATGCTGGAAACAGCATCGCCAGGCAATAGCGCCCATGCCAGTCACCATTAA
- a CDS encoding zinc transporter ZntB: MSSASPSSFVVAYRLDGEGSGTPLDHEELARVWHHDEAQLWMHLDFTHKDVDYFLETIAELNEDIIEALTEEDTRPRVAVFKGGRITTLRGINLNPGADPDDLVSLRVWLTDNRLITVRRRPLQSITRVRAYLDAGDGARNVGELMAGMADTLVDRVADLTHQLDDALGELEERQADREADAITNEELTDIRQPLITLRRFMEPQYHCLARLAEDDIFDDTAKLWLREAANQLFRYVEDFRAMQERALILQEQIWNSHNERLNERMYLLAIITAVFLPLTFLTGLLGINVGGIPGASSPAGFAVVVILSMLVGAGVMALLKKWRWW; encoded by the coding sequence ATGTCCTCTGCTTCTCCTTCCTCCTTTGTGGTGGCCTATCGTCTGGATGGCGAGGGCAGTGGTACGCCACTGGACCACGAAGAGCTTGCCCGCGTATGGCATCACGACGAGGCACAGCTCTGGATGCATCTGGACTTTACCCACAAGGATGTCGATTACTTCCTCGAGACCATTGCCGAGTTGAATGAAGACATCATCGAGGCATTGACCGAAGAAGATACCCGCCCGCGCGTGGCAGTCTTCAAGGGAGGAAGAATCACCACCCTGCGCGGCATCAACCTGAATCCGGGCGCCGACCCGGACGATCTGGTGTCATTGCGGGTCTGGCTGACCGACAACCGGCTGATCACCGTGCGACGACGACCGCTGCAGTCGATCACGCGCGTTCGCGCCTACCTTGACGCCGGTGATGGCGCCCGCAACGTCGGCGAGCTGATGGCGGGCATGGCGGACACCCTGGTCGATCGCGTCGCGGATCTGACCCACCAGCTTGATGACGCACTGGGTGAGCTCGAAGAGCGTCAGGCCGACAGGGAAGCCGATGCCATCACCAACGAGGAGCTGACCGATATTCGACAGCCCCTCATCACACTGCGTCGCTTCATGGAGCCGCAGTATCACTGTCTGGCACGCCTTGCAGAGGATGACATCTTCGATGACACCGCGAAGTTATGGCTTCGTGAAGCCGCCAACCAGCTCTTTCGCTATGTGGAGGATTTTCGCGCCATGCAGGAGCGTGCCCTGATCCTTCAGGAACAGATCTGGAACTCGCACAACGAGCGGCTCAACGAGCGCATGTATCTGCTGGCCATCATCACTGCCGTCTTCCTGCCGCTGACCTTTCTGACCGGACTGCTGGGTATCAACGTCGGCGGCATTCCCGGCGCCTCAAGCCCGGCAGGCTTCGCCGTCGTGGTGATCCTGTCGATGCTAGTCGGGGCCGGCGTCATGGCATTGTTGAAAAAGTGGCGCTGGTGGTAG
- a CDS encoding SelT/SelW/SelH family protein: MKVTIHYCTQCQWLLRAGWYAQELLSTFGESLEQVALAPGHGGHFEIVMVDDDQASSEVIWERKRDGGFPDIKELKRRVRDRLDPERDLGHIDR, from the coding sequence ATGAAAGTTACCATCCACTACTGCACTCAGTGTCAGTGGCTGCTGCGCGCCGGATGGTACGCGCAGGAGCTTTTATCCACGTTTGGCGAGAGCCTGGAACAGGTGGCGTTGGCGCCCGGCCATGGCGGCCATTTCGAAATCGTGATGGTTGACGACGATCAGGCCTCATCGGAGGTAATCTGGGAGCGCAAGCGTGATGGTGGCTTTCCCGACATCAAGGAACTCAAGCGACGCGTGCGGGATCGACTCGACCCCGAACGTGATCTTGGGCATATCGACCGCTGA
- a CDS encoding PAS domain-containing protein, which yields MQTQRMISPELLERVVNASGDGIVVAEQEGNENILIYVNSGFEGLTGYSADEILYRDCRFLQNGDNQQPGLDRIRNALKEGHACREVIRNYKKDGSLFWNELSITPVHDDEDQLLYFIGVQKDVTSLVEAQQELERLRARVEEMS from the coding sequence ATGCAAACACAGCGGATGATCAGCCCCGAGCTGCTCGAACGTGTCGTTAATGCCTCGGGAGACGGCATTGTCGTGGCAGAGCAGGAAGGCAACGAAAACATCCTGATCTACGTCAACAGCGGGTTCGAGGGACTGACCGGCTACAGCGCTGATGAAATTCTTTATCGCGACTGCCGCTTTTTGCAAAACGGTGACAATCAGCAGCCCGGCCTTGACCGCATTCGAAATGCCCTCAAGGAAGGTCATGCCTGCCGTGAAGTCATCCGCAACTACAAAAAGGACGGCTCCCTGTTCTGGAATGAACTCTCGATCACCCCCGTTCATGATGATGAAGACCAGCTTCTGTACTTCATCGGTGTCCAGAAGGATGTCACCAGCCTGGTCGAAGCCCAGCAGGAACTCGAACGGCTGCGCGCGCGCGTCGAAGAAATGTCCTGA
- a CDS encoding PA3496 family putative envelope integrity protein yields MSTELFDEAPDELDAVNDDTWTPSARPKKGEICARRRVESLLEERRLERDLIDGWDEWDEEE; encoded by the coding sequence ATGAGTACCGAGCTGTTTGATGAAGCACCCGATGAGCTTGATGCAGTCAATGATGATACCTGGACACCCAGTGCCCGCCCCAAAAAGGGCGAAATCTGCGCTCGCCGACGTGTCGAATCGCTTCTGGAAGAGCGTCGACTCGAGCGCGATCTGATTGACGGCTGGGATGAGTGGGACGAAGAGGAATAG
- the ettA gene encoding energy-dependent translational throttle protein EttA, giving the protein MAQYVYTMNRVGKTVPPKRDILKDISLSFFPGAKIGVLGLNGSGKSSLLRIMAGVDQDYHGEARPMPNLNVGYLPQEPELDDSKTVRETVEEALSEITEAQAKLDAVYAAYAEPDADFDALAAEQARLENMIEASDAHNLERKLEVAAEALRLPPWDARVEHLSGGERRRVALCRLLLSGPDMLLLDEPTNHLDAESVGWLERFLTEFNGTVVAVTHDRYFLDNAAGWILELDRGRGIPWEGNYSTWLEAKEKRLEQEAKQEASRQKAIKQELEWVRQNPKGRQAKSKARLNRFDELQSGDFQKRNETNEIYIPPGPRLGDKVIELHNVTKRFGDKMLIEDLTMSVPPGAIVGIVGGNGAGKSTLFRMITGQEQPDSGEVVIGDTVDIAYVEQLRDAMDDRQTVWEAVSGGQDMLSINGYEVSSRAYVGRFNFKGNDQQKYLKDLSGGERGRLQLAQTLKQGANVLLLDEPSNDLDIETLRALEEALLAFPGCAMVISHDRWFLDRVATHILAYEGDSHVEFFEGNYTDYEADYHKRVGSDTPKRVKYKRIDA; this is encoded by the coding sequence ATGGCGCAATACGTCTATACCATGAATCGGGTGGGCAAGACCGTGCCCCCCAAGCGTGACATCCTCAAGGATATCTCCCTGTCGTTTTTCCCCGGCGCCAAGATCGGCGTGCTCGGGCTTAACGGTTCGGGCAAGTCCTCTCTTCTGAGAATCATGGCGGGCGTCGATCAGGACTATCACGGCGAAGCCCGGCCCATGCCCAACCTCAATGTGGGCTATCTGCCGCAGGAACCGGAGCTCGACGACAGCAAAACGGTCCGCGAGACCGTTGAGGAAGCCCTGTCCGAAATCACCGAGGCGCAAGCGAAACTCGATGCCGTCTACGCCGCCTATGCCGAGCCGGACGCCGATTTCGATGCGCTGGCCGCCGAGCAGGCGCGCCTTGAAAACATGATCGAGGCCAGCGACGCCCACAACCTTGAACGCAAACTGGAAGTCGCTGCCGAGGCGCTGCGCCTGCCGCCCTGGGATGCCCGCGTCGAGCATCTCTCGGGCGGTGAGCGTCGTCGTGTCGCGCTGTGCCGGCTGCTGCTGTCAGGCCCCGACATGCTGCTGCTTGATGAGCCGACCAACCACCTGGACGCTGAATCCGTGGGCTGGCTCGAGCGCTTTCTGACCGAATTCAACGGCACCGTCGTGGCGGTCACCCACGACCGCTATTTCCTGGACAACGCCGCCGGCTGGATTCTCGAGCTCGACCGCGGCCGCGGCATCCCCTGGGAAGGCAACTACTCCACCTGGCTTGAGGCCAAGGAAAAGCGTCTTGAACAGGAAGCCAAGCAGGAAGCTTCCCGTCAAAAGGCGATCAAGCAGGAGCTTGAGTGGGTTCGTCAGAATCCCAAGGGTCGCCAGGCCAAGAGCAAGGCGCGCCTCAATCGCTTTGATGAACTGCAGTCCGGCGATTTCCAGAAGCGCAACGAAACCAACGAAATTTACATTCCGCCGGGACCGCGTCTGGGCGACAAGGTCATCGAACTGCACAACGTCACCAAGCGCTTTGGCGACAAGATGCTGATCGAGGATCTGACCATGTCCGTCCCGCCGGGTGCGATCGTGGGCATCGTGGGCGGCAACGGTGCCGGCAAGTCGACCCTGTTTCGCATGATCACCGGTCAGGAGCAGCCCGACAGCGGCGAAGTGGTCATCGGTGACACCGTCGACATCGCCTACGTCGAACAGCTGCGCGATGCCATGGACGATCGTCAGACCGTCTGGGAAGCCGTTTCCGGCGGCCAGGACATGCTCAGCATCAATGGCTACGAAGTTTCTTCGCGCGCTTATGTCGGTCGCTTCAACTTCAAGGGCAACGACCAGCAGAAGTATCTGAAGGATCTCTCCGGCGGGGAACGGGGTCGCCTGCAGCTGGCCCAGACGCTCAAGCAGGGCGCCAACGTGCTGCTGCTCGATGAGCCCTCCAACGACCTGGACATCGAGACCCTGCGCGCGCTGGAAGAGGCCCTGCTGGCGTTCCCGGGCTGTGCAATGGTCATCAGCCACGACCGCTGGTTTCTGGACCGTGTCGCCACGCACATCCTGGCCTACGAAGGCGACTCCCACGTCGAGTTCTTCGAAGGCAACTACACCGATTATGAAGCGGACTACCACAAGCGCGTGGGCAGCGACACGCCCAAGCGCGTGAAGTACAAGCGCATCGACGCCTGA
- the lpxL gene encoding LpxL/LpxP family Kdo(2)-lipid IV(A) lauroyl/palmitoleoyl acyltransferase, with the protein MSKRKRHEYPESFAHPRYWSTWCAIGLMRAGAFLPWRLKLWVGKVIGELVWRFVKRRRHITETNLRLCFPELDERELARLVRRTFHANGIGILETATGWCRDPEHLRHRVSFKGTEHMEAAKAKGKGVLIIGIHFSTLDLGGALHSLFFDADVVYRPHNNPLFERFMTKARRGIFGAAIDRHDLRGVVRRIKGGHAVWYSPDQDFGREASVFAPFFGIDAASIRLTSKIARMTGAPVMPLMFHRNPDNRTYTLEYLPALENFPSGDEVADATQVNAFIEMAIRKHPEQYLWLHRRFKTRPEGEASFYD; encoded by the coding sequence ATGAGTAAACGCAAACGTCACGAATATCCTGAATCCTTTGCGCACCCGCGCTACTGGTCGACCTGGTGTGCCATCGGTCTTATGCGCGCGGGCGCCTTTCTGCCCTGGCGGCTCAAACTGTGGGTCGGTAAGGTCATCGGTGAGCTGGTGTGGCGCTTCGTCAAGCGCCGTCGTCATATCACCGAGACCAATCTGCGCCTGTGCTTTCCCGAGCTGGACGAGCGCGAGCTCGCCAGACTGGTCAGGCGCACCTTTCACGCCAACGGCATCGGTATTCTGGAAACCGCAACCGGCTGGTGTCGCGACCCGGAGCATCTGCGCCATCGTGTCAGCTTCAAGGGCACCGAGCACATGGAAGCGGCGAAGGCGAAAGGCAAGGGTGTGCTGATCATCGGCATCCATTTCTCGACGCTGGATCTGGGGGGCGCGCTGCATTCGCTGTTTTTTGATGCCGACGTGGTCTATCGCCCGCACAACAACCCCTTGTTCGAGCGCTTCATGACGAAGGCGCGGCGCGGCATCTTCGGGGCGGCGATCGATCGCCACGATCTGCGTGGGGTGGTTCGACGCATCAAGGGCGGTCATGCGGTCTGGTATTCGCCGGATCAGGATTTCGGGCGTGAGGCGAGTGTGTTTGCGCCGTTTTTCGGCATCGATGCTGCCTCGATCCGACTGACGTCCAAGATCGCGCGCATGACCGGTGCGCCGGTCATGCCGTTGATGTTTCATCGCAACCCGGACAACCGCACCTATACGCTTGAGTATCTGCCGGCGCTGGAGAACTTCCCCAGCGGCGATGAGGTGGCCGATGCCACCCAGGTCAATGCCTTTATCGAAATGGCCATTCGCAAGCATCCCGAGCAGTATCTCTGGCTGCATCGTCGCTTCAAGACCCGCCCGGAAGGTGAGGCCTCCTTCTACGACTAG
- the alr gene encoding alanine racemase gives MRPLTAHIDLDALRHNYLQARRCAPEARAMAVLKANAYGHGAAACARALSDLAPAMAVACLEEGQALREEGIECPIVLLEGFFESSELDEIITGGYWSVLHTHWQVEALLERLTYWPQHRVTVLIKCDSGMHRLGFAPDEIQNLCQRLRAHAGIEQTLLMTHFATADAPDNALLTRQLDTINTLRTRLDLPGCFANSPATLSVPNARHDWVRPGVMLYGVNPLEPGHVLHDDIDRRLQPVMTLESRIIAVRELPAGEPIGYGARHVTRRPTRVGVVACGYGDGYDRHAREGTPVLVDGRRAGIAGRVSMDMLTVDLTELPEADIGSRVTLWGRDVSGATLSVSEVALWCDTIAYTLLTGVLPRVPRCYHRSDASNASMDARALP, from the coding sequence ATGAGGCCGCTGACGGCGCATATTGATCTGGATGCGCTGCGTCACAACTATCTGCAGGCGCGTCGATGCGCGCCCGAGGCGCGTGCCATGGCGGTACTCAAGGCCAATGCCTACGGCCATGGCGCTGCAGCCTGTGCCCGGGCACTGAGTGATCTGGCCCCGGCCATGGCGGTGGCCTGCCTGGAAGAAGGGCAGGCGCTGCGTGAAGAGGGGATTGAGTGCCCCATTGTGCTGCTGGAAGGCTTTTTCGAGTCCAGCGAGCTCGATGAGATCATCACCGGCGGCTACTGGAGCGTGCTGCATACGCACTGGCAGGTCGAGGCGCTGCTTGAGCGGCTGACATACTGGCCGCAGCATCGGGTCACCGTGCTGATCAAGTGCGATAGCGGTATGCATCGGTTGGGGTTTGCGCCTGACGAGATCCAGAACCTCTGTCAGCGGCTGCGTGCGCATGCCGGTATCGAGCAGACACTGCTGATGACCCACTTTGCCACCGCCGATGCGCCAGATAATGCGCTGCTGACCCGCCAGCTGGACACCATCAACACCCTGCGAACCCGGCTTGATCTGCCCGGCTGTTTCGCCAATTCTCCTGCTACCCTGAGCGTGCCAAACGCCCGACACGACTGGGTGCGCCCCGGCGTCATGCTCTATGGCGTCAATCCACTCGAGCCCGGGCATGTCCTGCATGACGATATCGATCGGAGGCTTCAGCCTGTCATGACGCTGGAAAGCCGGATTATCGCCGTGCGCGAACTCCCCGCGGGCGAGCCGATCGGCTATGGTGCCCGCCATGTGACCCGTCGGCCCACGCGGGTCGGCGTGGTGGCCTGTGGCTATGGGGATGGTTATGATCGTCATGCCAGAGAGGGCACCCCGGTGCTGGTGGATGGCCGGCGCGCTGGCATTGCCGGGCGCGTATCGATGGACATGCTTACCGTGGACCTCACCGAGCTGCCCGAGGCCGATATCGGTTCGCGCGTGACCCTGTGGGGGCGCGATGTCAGTGGTGCCACGCTGAGCGTCAGTGAGGTGGCGCTCTGGTGCGATACCATCGCCTATACGCTGTTGACCGGTGTATTGCCGCGCGTTCCGCGTTGTTATCATCGAAGCGATGCCTCGAATGCGTCGATGGATGCCAGAGCGCTGCCCTGA
- a CDS encoding TolC family outer membrane protein: protein MRKFRVLPLVLAVSLAGQAQAADLISIARDALVNNADLAASRSGYSSVQAGEDIERGDLLPQVSATGGVTRYNITSSQRSNLAGIGAGAGGGAGGIASGGSDNHYTGTTVQVQATQALFDATNWYQLEASKRQTAQEALNLRVDRQQLLYNVAQAYFDVLRAKEQLDTLRAEEQAVSRQLEQVRQQFDVGIVAATDVYEAQASYDLTRSQRISQESTLQVNFEALEQLTGKQYSSIDGLADDMPIERPTPASQQAWVEMASSQNLNLLAARAAVEVARANLDTSRAGHLPTLSAFANYQYGDSDQDTLRGHNEQNQIGLEATIPIYTGGSTSAQVRQSTYSLEQTQYQQESQLRTAVQQVRSYYAQTLNNVLMVQAQKRSIESNRSALEATRNGYEVGTRNIVDVLQAQQNLFTAISNYADARYDYVLNLLSLRQEAGILDVDTLQVLNSWLRSDKAVLLNFESQGTTGLGIGDDQPDPGMNGPSPLEGSQGQRRLPPPNRTALPDDNDLNGLGRNGLGRGMPGDIGY from the coding sequence ATGCGTAAGTTCAGAGTACTGCCACTGGTGCTTGCCGTCTCGCTCGCGGGTCAGGCTCAGGCCGCCGACCTGATATCCATCGCGCGCGATGCGCTGGTCAACAATGCCGATCTTGCTGCCTCAAGATCCGGCTATAGCAGCGTACAGGCCGGTGAGGATATCGAACGCGGTGATCTGCTGCCCCAGGTCAGTGCTACCGGCGGCGTCACGCGCTATAACATTACCTCCTCGCAGCGCAGCAACCTTGCCGGTATCGGAGCAGGGGCCGGCGGCGGTGCTGGTGGCATTGCCAGTGGCGGCAGTGACAATCACTATACCGGCACCACGGTGCAGGTTCAGGCTACTCAGGCCCTGTTCGATGCCACCAACTGGTATCAGCTGGAAGCCTCGAAGCGCCAAACTGCCCAGGAAGCCCTGAACCTGCGCGTCGACCGCCAGCAGCTTCTCTATAATGTGGCCCAGGCCTATTTCGACGTGCTGCGCGCCAAGGAGCAGCTCGATACCCTGCGTGCCGAGGAGCAGGCTGTTTCGCGCCAGCTTGAGCAGGTGCGTCAACAGTTTGATGTCGGCATCGTGGCGGCGACCGATGTGTATGAGGCACAGGCCTCCTATGATCTGACCCGCTCGCAGCGCATCTCGCAGGAAAGCACTTTGCAGGTCAATTTCGAAGCGCTTGAACAGTTGACCGGCAAGCAGTATTCCAGCATCGACGGCCTGGCCGATGACATGCCCATCGAGCGTCCGACGCCGGCCAGTCAGCAGGCGTGGGTCGAAATGGCCTCCAGTCAGAACCTGAACCTTCTGGCCGCTCGCGCCGCCGTTGAAGTGGCACGGGCCAACCTTGATACCTCGCGTGCCGGCCATCTGCCGACCCTGTCCGCCTTTGCCAATTACCAGTACGGTGACAGCGACCAGGACACCCTGCGCGGTCACAACGAGCAGAATCAGATCGGCCTGGAAGCCACCATTCCCATCTATACCGGTGGTTCAACCAGTGCTCAGGTCCGACAGAGTACGTATTCTCTGGAGCAGACCCAGTATCAGCAGGAGTCGCAGCTGCGTACGGCCGTTCAGCAGGTACGCTCCTACTACGCCCAGACGCTCAATAACGTTTTGATGGTCCAGGCGCAAAAGCGCTCCATCGAGTCCAATCGAAGCGCTCTTGAAGCCACCCGCAACGGCTATGAGGTCGGCACGCGTAACATCGTCGATGTACTGCAGGCTCAGCAAAATCTCTTTACCGCCATCTCCAACTACGCGGATGCGCGTTATGATTACGTTCTCAATCTGCTGAGCCTTCGTCAGGAAGCCGGTATTCTGGATGTCGACACGCTACAGGTGCTCAACAGCTGGCTGCGTTCCGACAAGGCGGTGCTGCTGAACTTTGAATCTCAGGGCACAACCGGTCTTGGTATCGGTGATGACCAGCCCGACCCCGGCATGAACGGCCCCAGCCCGCTGGAAGGCAGCCAGGGTCAGCGCCGGCTGCCGCCGCCCAATCGTACTGCCCTGCCGGATGACAATGATCTCAACGGTCTGGGGCGCAATGGACTGGGGCGTGGTATGCCCGGTGACATCGGCTACTGA
- the rpoS gene encoding RNA polymerase sigma factor RpoS yields the protein MSVVEQGLHDDVELEENENELSLDDNNDKEVDNEDAFEKALKREERQQHQSLDATQIYLNEIGFSPLLTPEEEVHYGRLARKGDPAGRQRMIESNLRLVVKIARRYLNRGLTLLDLIEEGNLGLIRAVEKFDPERGFRFSTYATWWIRQTIERALMNQTRTIRLPIHVVKELNVYLRASRELTQKLDHEPTADDIATHLDRPVESVKRMMGLNERVSSVDYPVGSENDKPLLDTLADENEAGPESELVDFDVKAHVDEWLGELTEKQMEVVVRRFGLRGHEAATLEEVGEEIGLTRERVRQIQVEALKKLRRMLEKQGLSLDAIFE from the coding sequence ATGAGCGTGGTTGAACAGGGATTGCACGACGACGTTGAACTGGAAGAGAACGAAAACGAGCTCTCGCTCGATGATAATAATGACAAGGAAGTAGACAACGAAGACGCGTTCGAAAAAGCCTTGAAGAGGGAAGAACGCCAACAGCATCAAAGTCTTGATGCGACCCAGATTTATCTCAATGAAATCGGATTTTCACCGCTTCTGACACCGGAAGAGGAAGTCCATTACGGTCGTCTGGCGCGCAAGGGTGATCCTGCCGGCCGTCAGCGCATGATCGAATCCAACCTGCGTCTGGTCGTCAAGATTGCACGGCGCTATCTCAATCGCGGTCTGACCCTTCTTGACCTGATCGAAGAGGGCAACCTGGGACTGATCCGTGCGGTAGAGAAATTCGACCCCGAGCGTGGCTTTCGCTTCTCGACCTACGCCACTTGGTGGATTCGTCAGACCATTGAACGGGCGCTGATGAATCAGACCCGTACCATTCGTTTGCCCATCCATGTGGTCAAGGAACTCAATGTCTATCTGCGTGCCTCGCGCGAGCTGACCCAGAAGCTGGATCATGAGCCGACGGCTGATGATATTGCCACGCATCTGGACCGGCCGGTCGAGTCGGTCAAGCGGATGATGGGGCTCAACGAGAGGGTCTCCTCGGTCGACTATCCGGTGGGTAGCGAGAACGACAAGCCGCTACTGGATACGCTGGCTGATGAGAACGAGGCCGGCCCCGAATCCGAACTGGTCGACTTTGACGTCAAGGCGCACGTTGATGAGTGGCTCGGCGAGCTGACTGAAAAGCAGATGGAGGTGGTGGTACGTCGCTTCGGCCTGCGCGGTCACGAAGCCGCCACGCTTGAAGAGGTCGGCGAAGAGATTGGTCTGACACGTGAACGGGTTCGCCAGATCCAGGTCGAGGCGCTCAAGAAATTGCGCCGCATGCTGGAAAAGCAGGGCCTGTCACTGGATGCCATCTTCGAGTAG
- a CDS encoding peptidoglycan DD-metalloendopeptidase family protein, giving the protein MVRFHLRMRQVTLGSSVVLMAVLGGCAQVSKAPAVEEASFNQNSMANGIYHVQRGDTIYSIGWKTGIDFRRLASLNNLEPPYGIEPGQALRLNDSVSAPAVSSASSSSLGGTSGTHATALSGASGSDSSGGDDSWLSPDEDTINRNRSTGATADSGSQISQSAVGAAAGVGAAAGGAVSGGSGNSSSGSQSPAPSKSSGGSSSSDSSAGKEDTGGAAVAGKTTREDRSDRTYKPASNIQWQWPTQGKVVGDFGDKTNLTAGIDIAGQKGQPVKAAGPGIVVYAGNGVRGYGNLIILKHNDHFLSAYAHNDALNVKENDVVRQGETIATMGSTDADSVKLHFEIRQDGQPKDPLQYLPDR; this is encoded by the coding sequence ATGGTTCGATTTCATCTGCGCATGCGACAGGTCACACTGGGCAGCAGCGTTGTCCTGATGGCAGTGCTGGGCGGCTGCGCTCAGGTCAGCAAGGCGCCTGCAGTAGAAGAGGCCTCATTCAATCAGAACTCGATGGCCAACGGCATCTATCACGTTCAGCGTGGCGATACGATCTATTCGATCGGATGGAAAACCGGTATCGATTTCCGTCGGCTGGCATCGCTGAACAACCTTGAGCCGCCCTACGGCATTGAACCCGGTCAGGCACTGCGCCTTAATGACAGTGTCAGCGCCCCGGCAGTCTCGTCTGCATCTTCGTCCTCGCTGGGCGGCACCAGTGGCACGCATGCCACGGCGCTCAGCGGTGCGTCGGGCAGTGACAGCAGCGGTGGGGATGACAGCTGGCTGTCTCCGGATGAGGACACCATCAACCGCAATCGCAGCACCGGTGCCACTGCCGACTCGGGAAGTCAGATTTCACAGAGTGCGGTCGGTGCGGCTGCCGGGGTGGGTGCTGCAGCCGGAGGTGCCGTCAGCGGTGGCTCAGGCAACAGCTCGAGCGGCTCTCAAAGCCCGGCGCCCTCGAAGAGCAGCGGCGGCTCGTCTTCCAGTGACAGCAGTGCCGGAAAGGAAGACACCGGCGGGGCAGCCGTGGCCGGTAAAACCACCCGCGAAGACCGCTCTGATCGCACTTACAAGCCTGCGAGCAACATCCAGTGGCAGTGGCCGACACAGGGCAAGGTCGTGGGTGATTTCGGTGACAAGACAAATCTCACGGCCGGGATTGATATTGCTGGTCAAAAGGGGCAACCTGTCAAGGCAGCCGGCCCCGGTATTGTCGTCTACGCCGGTAACGGCGTTCGCGGCTATGGCAATCTCATCATCCTCAAGCACAATGATCACTTCCTCAGCGCCTACGCGCATAATGACGCCTTGAACGTCAAGGAAAACGATGTCGTGCGTCAGGGAGAAACGATTGCCACCATGGGCTCGACCGACGCAGACAGCGTCAAGCTGCACTTTGAAATACGCCAGGATGGCCAACCGAAGGATCCGCTGCAGTATCTGCCGGATCGCTGA